Proteins from a single region of Sneathiella aquimaris:
- a CDS encoding SOS response-associated peptidase — protein MLRTLFSFSPDFHFSPSYNIAPGSQVPIIRKDIATGEAVVSNAQWGLIPGWSGTSKPRSNLINARLETIDIKPSFKHAFAGQRCLIPCTGYYEWKTDSLGEKQPYLIFSASNPLFFLAGLWDTGSAPQEHDLDCCTIVTTEATGTPAEIHSRMPLTVTRDYFTEWLGGMDRTSVPSPSYRETFSYYPVHKKVGNVRNNTADLIEKINLDEQPSQGSLF, from the coding sequence ATGCTCAGGACACTTTTCAGCTTCAGTCCTGATTTCCACTTCTCTCCCTCCTATAATATTGCGCCGGGATCACAGGTTCCGATCATCCGCAAGGACATCGCGACAGGTGAAGCCGTCGTATCAAATGCCCAATGGGGTTTAATCCCTGGCTGGTCAGGCACATCAAAGCCACGCTCGAACCTTATCAACGCACGACTTGAAACAATCGACATCAAACCATCGTTTAAACATGCGTTCGCTGGGCAGCGCTGCCTCATTCCCTGTACGGGTTACTATGAATGGAAAACAGATAGTCTTGGTGAAAAGCAGCCCTATTTGATTTTTTCAGCCTCCAATCCACTCTTCTTTCTTGCAGGCCTATGGGACACGGGATCAGCCCCACAGGAACATGATCTTGATTGCTGCACGATCGTTACAACGGAGGCAACCGGAACTCCAGCGGAAATCCATTCAAGAATGCCTCTAACCGTTACTCGAGATTATTTCACAGAATGGCTTGGAGGAATGGACAGAACAAGCGTTCCGTCGCCATCCTACCGTGAGACTTTCAGCTATTACCCCGTTCATAAAAAAGTCGGCAATGTCAGAAACAACACTGCCGACTTGATTGAAAAAATCAATTTGGATGAACAGCCCTCCCAAGGAAGCCTGTTTTAG
- a CDS encoding RNA polymerase factor sigma-32, whose product MATYDATATVKRNRAFISSAMSVPMLTREREFELARRWRYSEDEAALHELVLAYVRLVVSMASKFNNYGLPKGDLVQEGNIGLMQAAFRFEPEREIRFSTYASWWIKSAMQDYILRNWSIVRSGTSASQKSLFFNLRWLRAKIQASESGTIPEDTLETISKKLRVGIKEVEAMSNRLASRDQSLSTPIGEDGDDSLEDFLVDNKPSPEDITIRTCDGDTRGRWLVSALDELSDREQMIIRERRLNEDKVTLEALGDRLGITKERVRQIEHKAFEKLKLSMVRISREASMSPHRLS is encoded by the coding sequence ATGGCAACATACGATGCGACAGCTACTGTCAAAAGGAACAGAGCCTTTATCTCATCTGCGATGTCCGTTCCAATGCTTACGAGGGAACGGGAATTTGAGCTTGCCAGACGATGGCGATACTCGGAAGATGAAGCTGCACTTCATGAGCTTGTATTGGCTTATGTCAGACTAGTGGTGTCCATGGCGTCAAAATTCAATAATTATGGCTTGCCGAAAGGGGATTTGGTTCAAGAAGGCAATATCGGTCTTATGCAGGCGGCCTTCAGATTTGAACCCGAGCGCGAAATTCGATTTTCCACCTATGCCAGCTGGTGGATAAAATCCGCGATGCAGGACTATATTTTGAGAAACTGGTCGATTGTTCGATCCGGTACAAGTGCCTCCCAAAAATCCCTGTTTTTCAATCTACGTTGGCTTCGCGCCAAGATTCAGGCAAGCGAAAGCGGCACCATTCCAGAAGATACCCTTGAAACCATCTCAAAAAAACTTCGGGTTGGGATCAAAGAGGTAGAGGCGATGTCGAACCGGCTGGCCTCGCGGGATCAGTCTTTAAGTACGCCCATTGGTGAGGATGGTGATGATAGTTTGGAAGACTTTCTTGTCGATAACAAACCGTCTCCTGAAGATATTACAATCCGAACCTGTGATGGAGATACCCGGGGGCGCTGGCTAGTGTCCGCTTTGGATGAATTATCAGACCGGGAACAAATGATTATCAGGGAACGGCGGCTTAATGAGGATAAAGTAACCCTGGAAGCTTTGGGCGACCGATTGGGAATTACCAAAGAACGGGTCCGGCAAATCGAGCATAAAGCCTTCGAAAAGCTAAAGCTTTCCATGGTACGCATCAGTCGCGAAGCGAGCATGTCGCCTCATCGATTGAGTTGA
- a CDS encoding cytochrome c biogenesis CcdA family protein yields MAASEISYLVAAGGGLVSFLSPCVLPLVPAYICLVAGTSLEELEADTAERKAINLKVLSMALLFVLGFSTVFILLGAGASYINQILLQHLDILSKIAGAVIMIFGIHLSGLVRIPLLYREARFNDIDKPQNWFGAYVIGLAFGFGWTPCIGPILGTILAIAGSDSSLAHGVSLLGVYALGLGIPFLLAALAINPFLKFMQGFKRYFKAMEIGTGIVIFATGLLIFTGQFQVLAYWFLELIPGLATLG; encoded by the coding sequence ATGGCAGCATCTGAAATTTCATACCTGGTCGCCGCAGGTGGCGGTCTTGTCAGTTTTCTAAGCCCTTGTGTTTTGCCACTGGTCCCAGCCTATATCTGCTTGGTCGCGGGAACAAGTTTGGAAGAACTGGAAGCCGATACTGCCGAGCGGAAGGCGATTAACCTAAAAGTCCTGTCTATGGCTCTGTTATTTGTACTGGGTTTTTCGACCGTCTTTATTTTGCTCGGTGCCGGTGCGTCTTACATTAATCAGATCCTGCTGCAGCATTTGGACATACTGTCAAAAATCGCTGGTGCGGTGATTATGATTTTTGGCATTCATTTGAGCGGCCTGGTGAGGATACCGCTTTTGTATAGGGAAGCCAGATTTAACGACATTGACAAGCCTCAGAACTGGTTTGGTGCCTATGTCATCGGCCTCGCCTTTGGTTTTGGCTGGACCCCGTGTATCGGCCCTATTCTGGGGACAATCCTAGCTATTGCTGGCAGTGATAGTTCGCTGGCGCATGGTGTGAGCCTGCTAGGGGTGTATGCCCTGGGATTAGGCATTCCCTTTCTTCTGGCGGCGCTTGCCATCAATCCTTTCCTGAAATTCATGCAAGGCTTTAAACGGTATTTCAAAGCAATGGAAATTGGGACCGGCATTGTCATCTTTGCCACAGGGCTGCTGATTTTTACAGGTCAGTTTCAGGTTCTCGCCTATTGGTTCCTGGAACTCATTCCCGGATTAGCAACTCTGGGATAA
- a CDS encoding AAA family ATPase, with product MKFQGTDNYVATEDLMIAVNAAITLQRPLLIKGEPGTGKTVLAQEVAKSLGKKFIEWNIKSTTKAQQGLYEYDAVSRLRDSQLGDDKVHDIKNYIRPGKLWEAFTADESPVLLIDEIDKADIEFPNDLLQELDRMEFFVYETQETIKAEQRPLVIITSNNEKELPDAFLRRCFFHYISFPDAETMERIVDVHHPDAKQELVRDALQVFFDVRETPGLKKKPSTSELLDWLKLLMSEDLPEDILKSKDPSKLIPPLHGALLKNEQDVHLFERLAFLSRREQR from the coding sequence ATGAAATTCCAAGGTACAGACAATTACGTTGCGACTGAAGACCTTATGATTGCGGTCAATGCTGCTATTACTTTGCAGCGCCCCCTTCTTATTAAAGGAGAGCCGGGCACTGGTAAAACCGTTTTGGCTCAGGAAGTCGCAAAATCACTCGGCAAAAAATTTATTGAATGGAACATTAAATCCACAACTAAAGCCCAGCAGGGTCTGTACGAGTATGACGCAGTTTCCCGCTTAAGAGATTCTCAGTTAGGGGATGATAAAGTACATGATATTAAAAATTACATCCGCCCGGGCAAACTTTGGGAAGCCTTTACCGCTGATGAAAGCCCTGTCCTGCTGATTGACGAAATTGATAAAGCTGACATTGAATTTCCAAACGATCTGCTGCAGGAACTCGATCGGATGGAGTTCTTTGTTTATGAAACACAGGAAACGATCAAGGCGGAACAACGGCCTTTGGTGATCATCACATCCAATAATGAAAAAGAATTGCCAGACGCCTTTTTACGCCGCTGCTTCTTCCATTATATCAGCTTCCCGGATGCTGAAACCATGGAACGCATTGTTGATGTTCATCATCCGGATGCAAAACAGGAACTTGTGCGGGATGCACTGCAGGTATTCTTTGACGTACGCGAAACGCCTGGCCTGAAGAAAAAACCGTCAACAAGTGAATTGCTTGATTGGCTCAAACTTCTGATGAGCGAGGATCTGCCAGAAGACATTCTGAAATCAAAAGATCCATCGAAACTTATTCCGCCGCTTCATGGAGCATTGTTGAAAAACGAACAGGACGTTCACTTGTTCGAACGCCTGGCATTCCTTTCCCGGCGTGAGCAACGCTAA
- a CDS encoding vWA domain-containing protein codes for MFVKFFFTLKDAKIPVTLREYLTLIEALKAGCAEYSVNDFYFLARTTLVKDEKNLDKFDQVFGHCFNGIEFIGDDQTVEIPDEWLKKLAELSLTDEEKAQVEALGGWEKLMETLQERLKEQEKRHQGGNKWIGTAGRSPFGAYGYNPEGVRIGQKESRHRRAVKVWDKREYKNLDADVELGTRNIKVAMKRLRQFAREGAADELDLDDTIRSTARNAGFLDLKMRPERHNTVKVLILFDIGGSMDDHIKACEELFSAARTEFKHLEFYYFHNCVYEKLWKDNKRRHADFKATWDVLHTYPADYKLIIVGDATMSPYEIAYAGGSVEHWNEEPGQVWMERMLNIYHKAVWLNPVPEKYWDYTPSVQMVKQLMTDRMYPLTIGGLEDAMKELSR; via the coding sequence ATGTTTGTGAAATTCTTTTTCACTCTAAAGGACGCGAAAATTCCCGTCACCTTGCGGGAATACCTGACGTTGATCGAAGCATTAAAAGCGGGCTGCGCAGAATATTCTGTGAACGACTTTTATTTTCTGGCCCGGACAACCTTGGTGAAAGACGAAAAGAACCTGGACAAATTTGATCAGGTTTTTGGCCATTGTTTTAATGGCATTGAATTTATCGGCGATGATCAAACTGTTGAAATTCCTGATGAATGGCTGAAAAAACTGGCTGAACTCTCGCTAACAGACGAAGAGAAGGCACAGGTTGAAGCCCTTGGCGGGTGGGAAAAACTAATGGAAACCCTTCAGGAGCGCTTGAAGGAACAGGAAAAACGCCATCAGGGTGGCAACAAATGGATTGGAACGGCTGGTCGCTCCCCGTTTGGTGCTTATGGTTATAATCCTGAAGGGGTCCGTATCGGACAGAAGGAAAGCCGTCATCGTCGCGCGGTAAAGGTCTGGGATAAACGGGAATACAAAAACCTGGATGCGGATGTCGAACTGGGCACCCGAAATATTAAAGTCGCGATGAAACGACTGCGTCAATTTGCCCGCGAAGGCGCCGCTGACGAGCTGGATCTGGATGACACCATCCGGTCAACAGCTCGCAATGCAGGTTTTCTGGACCTCAAAATGCGCCCGGAACGCCACAATACGGTCAAGGTCCTTATCCTGTTTGATATCGGTGGTTCTATGGACGATCATATTAAAGCCTGCGAGGAACTGTTTTCTGCTGCCCGTACTGAGTTCAAGCACCTGGAATTTTATTACTTCCACAACTGCGTTTACGAAAAGCTTTGGAAAGATAACAAGCGTCGCCATGCAGACTTTAAAGCCACATGGGATGTCCTTCACACCTATCCGGCTGACTACAAACTGATTATCGTCGGCGACGCCACGATGTCCCCGTATGAAATCGCCTATGCCGGGGGCAGTGTTGAACATTGGAATGAAGAGCCTGGACAGGTCTGGATGGAAAGAATGCTTAACATCTATCATAAAGCGGTTTGGCTAAATCCGGTTCCTGAAAAATATTGGGACTACACACCTTCTGTGCAAATGGTCAAACAACTCATGACAGACCGCATGTACCCTCTGACCATCGGCGGGCTTGAAGATGCCATGAAAGAGTTGAGCCGCTAG
- a CDS encoding MFS transporter, translating into MNNDNRSVSVRRRAFYIFIISAILFGLGQFHRLSGAVTLPPVASDLGISVDSLGFLAAVLFFTSAVLQVPNGMLLDRFGSRKVMPVYVGFAILGCVILSYATSYEELLISRMLLGGGFSITMMSAYVLFAKWYPVDRFATVASWMMAASSIGSILASYPLAFFIEEFGWRPAYLIVALFTLVAVVAGMLIIQDEPEGYERDAQQPTSIGESVRGYVSVIVYPRFFFLLAMGFVAFGPATAILGMWGGPFLEQAYGLDGVQRGEILLLMVLAVPAGALFFGWVERNTESRKKIVIVSVLAEILAFLLLGLLDGLPLWSICILFTSIGFLQQHYVVLAAHCRATFPDYMVGRANSTLNLTSILGVGFMQSMFGWGLAFYPTTGYQISFVSIAIVLGIAALLYLASVDPMKQTVTPTS; encoded by the coding sequence ATGAACAATGATAACCGTTCAGTGTCTGTGCGACGTCGCGCCTTTTATATTTTTATCATTAGTGCGATCCTCTTTGGTCTAGGCCAGTTTCACCGGTTGTCCGGAGCGGTTACTCTGCCTCCTGTGGCTTCGGACCTTGGAATCTCTGTGGATAGTTTGGGGTTTCTTGCGGCGGTGTTATTTTTTACATCCGCTGTGTTGCAGGTGCCGAACGGAATGCTTCTGGATAGGTTCGGTTCTCGGAAAGTAATGCCTGTTTATGTTGGTTTTGCGATTTTGGGATGTGTCATTCTTTCCTATGCCACGTCTTATGAAGAATTGTTGATTTCCAGAATGCTGCTTGGGGGCGGGTTCTCTATCACAATGATGTCAGCCTATGTCCTGTTTGCGAAATGGTATCCGGTTGACCGATTTGCGACGGTGGCTTCATGGATGATGGCAGCCTCCAGCATTGGCAGCATTCTGGCGTCCTATCCATTAGCATTTTTCATTGAAGAATTCGGATGGCGTCCAGCCTATTTGATCGTGGCGTTATTTACGCTAGTTGCTGTTGTTGCCGGCATGCTGATCATTCAGGATGAACCCGAAGGCTATGAACGAGACGCCCAGCAGCCGACATCAATCGGTGAGAGCGTTAGGGGGTATGTTTCGGTTATCGTTTATCCCCGGTTCTTTTTCTTGCTGGCAATGGGCTTTGTTGCATTTGGGCCTGCCACGGCCATTCTTGGTATGTGGGGTGGTCCGTTTCTGGAGCAGGCTTATGGTCTGGACGGCGTGCAACGCGGCGAGATACTACTTTTAATGGTTCTTGCAGTTCCTGCTGGTGCCTTGTTCTTTGGTTGGGTTGAGAGAAATACAGAAAGCCGCAAGAAGATCGTTATCGTGTCGGTGCTAGCCGAAATACTGGCCTTTCTATTGTTGGGCCTTTTGGATGGATTACCACTGTGGTCGATTTGTATTTTATTTACTTCAATCGGTTTTTTGCAGCAGCATTATGTCGTTCTGGCAGCTCATTGCCGCGCAACATTTCCCGATTATATGGTAGGGCGGGCGAACTCAACCCTTAATCTGACCAGTATTTTAGGGGTTGGTTTCATGCAGTCTATGTTTGGCTGGGGATTAGCTTTCTATCCCACTACCGGGTATCAAATTTCCTTTGTCAGCATTGCCATCGTTCTGGGAATCGCGGCTCTTCTTTACCTTGCGTCTGTCGATCCAATGAAACAGACCGTTACTCCAACATCATAG
- a CDS encoding NADPH:quinone oxidoreductase family protein: protein MKTTKFTAAICTHLEGPKQVRLETIEAGPLQKNEVLIDVRAAALNFPDLLMTYGKYQFKPPLPFVVGMEGAGIVTAVGRSDCPFQIGDKVMFKGKTGACGHMICVDMAQVLLLPKSLTFEEGAAFSVTFSTAYIALRRRARLQAGEYLLVLGAGGGVGQASVAVGKALGASVIAAASSDDKLEIAKASGADYLIRYDGNRFAETVSRITHGQGAGVILDPVGGDLLEESVRSLAWQGRLLTVGFASGSFGHVPLDLLREKGATLVGVRAGEYGRRNPAAGLSAQSELMALTEKHGLKPYIGRSWHFNEVGKALLAMEKRHVTGKQIIKMGDAGD from the coding sequence ATGAAAACAACAAAATTCACTGCTGCGATATGCACTCATCTGGAGGGCCCAAAACAAGTTCGCCTTGAAACAATTGAAGCTGGGCCGTTGCAGAAAAACGAAGTGCTGATTGATGTTAGGGCGGCGGCCCTGAATTTTCCTGACCTCCTTATGACTTATGGGAAATACCAATTCAAACCGCCACTTCCGTTTGTCGTCGGAATGGAAGGCGCCGGCATCGTTACCGCAGTTGGCAGGTCTGATTGCCCTTTTCAAATTGGTGACAAGGTGATGTTTAAGGGAAAAACAGGGGCGTGCGGGCATATGATTTGTGTTGATATGGCTCAGGTTCTCCTCCTTCCGAAGAGCCTTACTTTTGAAGAGGGGGCAGCCTTTTCAGTCACATTTTCGACGGCCTATATTGCTTTAAGGAGGAGGGCCCGGTTACAAGCCGGGGAATATCTTCTGGTATTGGGCGCTGGAGGCGGTGTCGGGCAAGCCAGTGTTGCCGTTGGTAAGGCTCTTGGGGCCAGCGTTATCGCAGCGGCGAGCAGTGATGATAAGCTCGAAATTGCCAAGGCATCAGGGGCCGACTATCTGATAAGATATGATGGAAATAGGTTTGCCGAAACGGTGTCGCGGATCACGCATGGCCAGGGGGCCGGTGTCATCCTCGATCCAGTGGGCGGAGATCTTTTAGAGGAAAGCGTTCGCAGTCTTGCCTGGCAGGGACGTCTGTTGACCGTGGGATTTGCAAGTGGTTCGTTTGGGCATGTCCCCTTGGATTTGCTGCGCGAAAAAGGGGCGACCCTTGTAGGGGTTCGAGCCGGGGAGTATGGGCGACGCAATCCCGCCGCTGGTCTATCAGCCCAAAGTGAATTGATGGCGCTAACCGAAAAACACGGCCTAAAGCCCTACATTGGGAGGAGTTGGCATTTTAATGAAGTGGGGAAGGCGTTGCTGGCTATGGAAAAGCGTCATGTGACGGGCAAGCAGATCATTAAGATGGGCGACGCTGGAGATTAA